One genomic window of Ziziphus jujuba cultivar Dongzao chromosome 4, ASM3175591v1 includes the following:
- the LOC107415744 gene encoding homeobox-leucine zipper protein ROC8: MEFAVGCVGDEHDASSSRKGKKSYHRHTVQQIQHLEAFFKECPHPDENQRRQLSRELSLETKQIKFWFQNKRTQTKAQNERADNTVLRAENERIQCENLAIREALKNVICPSCGGPPFGEEERQRSLQKLQLENAQLKEEHEKVSNLLAKYIGKPISQIESLAAAQGLTVDLDLGGSSLNQGIGGPGLDLDLTSGGGFASNRAFPYHFRAIPDMEKTLMAETAASAMEELVKLLRIDDPLWVQSPVDGRCTIHRDSYEKIFPRSNHFKTSSARMESSKDSGMVIMNAMQLVDMFMDTSKWLDLFPTLITDSKTIQVLEPGMLGNKNGALLLMYEQMHILSPLVAQREYYILRHCQQIEPGVWVIANVSYDCSINESVSPLRSWKLPSGCMIQEISNGCSKVTWVEHVEVDDKTQTHRLYRDLVCSSIAYGAERWIVTLQKMCERIACSLAESSPPCEFGVITLPEGRKSIMKLSHRMVKNFCAILSMSGKMDFPQLSEVNNSGVRVSVRNNTEPGQPIGTIVSAATSLWLPLPPQNVFDFFKDGKTRVQWDVLSNGNPVHEIAHISIGTHPGNCITIIRPFIPTENNILMLQESCIDSLGSMVIYAPIDIPALNVAISGEDSSTIPILPSGFIVSNDGRTTDHDAAITGSSASTSSNTNGRSGGSLLTVAFQILVSSPSSSKQLNMESVATVNTLISSTVQKIKVALNCSTLD, from the exons ATGGAGTTCGCAGTGGGATGTGTTGGGGATGAACATGATGCTTCGAGCTCTCGCAAGGGCAAGAAATCATACCATCGCCACACAGTTCAGCAGATACAGCATCTTGAGGC GTTTTTCAAGGAGTGCCCTCATCCAGATGAAAACCAGCGCCGTCAGTTGAGCAGAGAATTAAGTCTTGAAACCAAACAGATTAAGTTCTGGTTTCAAAACAAGAGGACTCAAACAAAg gcACAGAACGAGAGAGCAGACAATACAGTTCTTCGTGCTGAAAACGAAAGGATTCAGTGCGAGAACCTTGCAATTAGAGAGGCTCTGAAGAACGTGATTTGCCCATCTTGTGGTGGTCCGCCGTTTGGAGAGGAAGAAAGACAACGGAGCCTGCAGAAGCTGCAGCTGGAAAACGCTCAATTGAAAGAAGAG CACGAGAAGGTGTCGAATTTGCTAGCAAAATACATAGGGAAACCAATCTCACAAATAGAGTCATTAGCAGCAGCACAAGGACTTACAGTGGATTTGGATCTAGGAGGAAGTTCACTGAACCAAGGGATAGGAGGTCCTGGACTTGATCTGGATCTCACTTCTGGAGGTGGATTTGCGAGCAACCGTGCATTTCCTTACCATTTTAGAGCGATTCCTGATATGGAAAAAACATTAATGGCTGAAACTGCTGCCAGTGCAATGGAAGAACTGGTCAAGCTTTTGAGGATTGATGATCCTTTATGGGTGCAATCTCCGGTTGATGGACGATGCACCATTCACCGTGACAGTTACGAGAAGATTTTCCCCAGGTCTAATCACTTCAAAACCTCCAGTGCTCGTATGGAGTCTTCGAAAGATTCTGGAATGGTGATCATGAATGCTATGCAGTTGGTTGACATGTTTATGGATACT aGCAAGTGGCTAGATCTGTTTCCTACACTTATCACAGATTCAAAGACAATTCAAGTTCTTGAACCTGGAATGCTGGGGAACAAGAATGGTGCCTTGCTGCTG ATGTATGAACAAATGCACATCCTTTCACCTCTTGTGGCTCAAAGAGAATACTATATTCTTCGCCATTGTCAGCAAATTGAGCCAGGAGTGTGGGTGATTGCTAATGTTTCTTATGACTGCTCAATTAATGAAAGTGTCTCGCCTTTGCGTTCATGGAAGCTTCCTTCTGGCTGCATGATTCAAGAAATTTCTAATGGTTGCTCTAAG GTTACTTGGGTTGAACATGTAGAAGTTGATGACAAAACCCAAACTCATAGACTCTATAGAGATTTGGTATGTAGCAGCATTGCTTATGGAGCTGAAAGATGGATTGTTACCCTCCAAAAAATGTGTGAGAGGATTGCTTGCTCCTTAGCAGAAAGTTCACCTCCTTGTGAATTTGGAG TGATTACCTTGCCTGAAGGTCGTAAAAGCATAATGAAGCTTTCTCATAGGATGGTGAAGAACTTCTGTGCAATCTTAAGCATGTCagggaaaatggactttcctCAACTCTCAGAAGTGAACAACAGCGGTGTTCGAGTCTCGGTCAGAAACAATACTGAACCAGGCCAACCTATTGGCACCATAGTTAGCGCTGCTACTTCTCTTTGGCTTCCTCTACCTCCTCAGAATGTCTTTGATTTCTTCAAGGATGGGAAAACCAGAGTTCAG TGGGATGTTCTCTCTAATGGAAATCCAGTGCATGAGATTGCACACATCTCAATTGGAACTCATCCAGGGAACTGCATCACCATTATAAGG CCATTCATTCCCACAGAGAACAACATCCTGATGCTTCAAGAAAGCTGCATTGACTCTCTAGGATCTATGGTGATATATGCACCGATTGACATACCAGCTCTTAATGTAGCAATCAGTGGGGAGGACTCTTCAACCATTCCCATTCTGCCATCTGGCTTCATCGTCTCCAACGATGGCCGTACCACCGATCATGACGCTGCAATCACTGGATCATCAGCTTCAACCAGCTCCAACACTAATGGCAGGTCAGGAGGTTCACTGCTCACTGTGGCTTTCCAGATCCTGGTTTCGAGCCCTTCCTCTTCTAAGCAGCTTAACATGGAGTCTGTGGCAACCGTGAACACTCTGATCAGTTCCACAGTCCAGAAGATCAAAGTTGCTCTGAACTGCTCTACCCTGGATTAA